In Tepidanaerobacter syntrophicus, the following are encoded in one genomic region:
- a CDS encoding endonuclease Q family protein produces the protein MEYFADLHVHIGRAKNKPIKITASRSLTLQNIYDYCINNKGIDIVGVVDCASPYVLDEIAEQVECGLLTILPGGGLRYKNKLTVILGAEIETTEKQGAAHSIAFFPYYEQIKEFSKVLSKYITNITLSCQKAKLSADNLAEIVYELGGKLIPAHAFTPFKSFYGSCYDRLSLAFEKHFNSIAAVELGLSADTDFADTIDELSEKTFITNSDAHSLEKIAREYNKLNLQFPDFENIFSAINRLNDNAIIANYGLNPKLGKYHRTFCKKCNYIASEEPPIIICPKCGSKEVTLGVLDRINMISDFKNAIHPAHRPPYYYQIPLEFIPGIGVKTIKELVAKFGTEINVLQNASFNQLAQVIGEVRANSIIAARNQNLILRAGGGGLYGKVEATIWKTF, from the coding sequence ATGGAATACTTTGCAGATTTACATGTCCACATTGGACGAGCAAAAAATAAACCAATTAAGATTACAGCTTCTCGCAGTTTAACTTTACAAAATATTTACGATTATTGTATTAACAATAAAGGCATCGATATTGTAGGGGTAGTAGATTGTGCTTCCCCATATGTTCTCGATGAAATAGCTGAGCAGGTAGAGTGTGGTCTGCTGACTATTTTGCCTGGCGGAGGTTTAAGATATAAAAACAAGCTTACAGTTATTTTGGGAGCAGAAATTGAAACTACTGAAAAACAAGGTGCGGCGCACAGCATTGCTTTTTTCCCATATTATGAACAAATCAAAGAATTTTCAAAGGTTCTTTCCAAATACATTACAAATATAACTTTAAGTTGCCAAAAAGCGAAACTTTCAGCAGATAATCTAGCTGAAATTGTATACGAACTTGGCGGCAAGCTAATCCCAGCTCACGCTTTTACGCCATTTAAAAGTTTTTATGGTAGCTGTTATGACAGGCTTTCTCTAGCTTTTGAAAAACATTTCAATAGCATTGCAGCAGTAGAATTGGGGCTGAGTGCGGACACAGATTTTGCCGATACTATAGATGAACTATCAGAAAAAACCTTTATAACAAATTCAGATGCCCATTCTTTAGAAAAAATAGCACGAGAATACAACAAGCTTAACTTACAATTTCCCGATTTTGAAAACATTTTTTCTGCAATTAATCGATTAAATGATAATGCTATAATAGCAAATTACGGCCTGAATCCAAAACTGGGCAAGTATCACCGCACTTTTTGCAAAAAATGCAACTATATTGCATCAGAAGAACCACCTATAATAATATGTCCGAAATGCGGCAGCAAAGAAGTAACGCTGGGCGTTTTGGATAGAATAAATATGATATCTGATTTTAAAAATGCAATACATCCTGCTCATAGACCACCTTACTATTATCAGATTCCGCTAGAGTTTATTCCCGGAATAGGGGTAAAAACCATAAAAGAACTGGTTGCAAAGTTCGGGACAGAAATAAACGTATTACAAAATGCAAGTTTTAATCAATTAGCTCAAGTTATTGGGGAAGTCAGAGCAAACAGTATAATAGCTGCGCGAAACCAAAACCTTATTCTAAGAGCGGGTGGTGGTGGCTTGTATGGTAAAGTTGAGGCGACAATATGGAAAACCTTTTAA
- the xerD gene encoding site-specific tyrosine recombinase XerD, which produces MENLLNDFLEYLSVERGLAKNTISAYNQDLKGYISYLRKANIESIQETQQSNIVSYLLLMQKDGKAGSTISRTCAAIKSFYKFLFREHIISSNPADNLNTPKLEHRLPKVLSAEEIKTLFCQPDMSNPLGIRDRSMLELLYATGMRISELLSLSTDSINLETGFLRCIGKGSKERIVPINSSAIKYLKLYLNDAREKILNGRESKVLYLNRLGKPMTRQGFWKILKKYSKKAGITKKITPHLFRHSFATHLLENGADLRSVQEMLGHADISTTQVYTHITRNKIKEVYDKTHPRA; this is translated from the coding sequence ATGGAAAACCTTTTAAACGATTTTCTCGAGTATTTATCAGTTGAGAGAGGCCTTGCTAAAAATACAATATCTGCATATAATCAAGACCTGAAAGGCTACATAAGCTATTTAAGAAAAGCGAATATTGAAAGCATTCAAGAGACACAACAATCAAATATCGTATCATATTTACTTTTAATGCAAAAAGATGGCAAGGCCGGTAGCACTATATCTAGAACCTGTGCTGCTATAAAATCATTTTACAAGTTTTTGTTTAGAGAGCACATTATTAGCAGTAACCCTGCTGATAATTTAAATACTCCGAAACTCGAGCACAGACTGCCTAAAGTGTTAAGTGCGGAAGAAATTAAGACATTATTTTGCCAGCCTGATATGTCAAATCCGTTAGGCATAAGGGATAGAAGTATGCTCGAACTTTTGTACGCGACAGGCATGAGAATCTCAGAACTACTTTCGCTGTCGACAGATAGTATAAATTTAGAAACCGGTTTTTTACGCTGCATAGGAAAAGGATCTAAAGAACGAATAGTGCCAATAAATTCCTCTGCTATAAAATATTTAAAACTTTATCTTAATGATGCAAGAGAAAAAATATTAAATGGCAGGGAAAGCAAAGTATTATACTTAAACCGTTTAGGTAAACCCATGACTCGTCAGGGTTTTTGGAAAATATTAAAAAAATATTCTAAAAAGGCCGGCATAACAAAAAAGATAACTCCTCATTTATTTAGGCATTCTTTTGCTACTCATTTACTTGAAAATGGAGCTGACCTGCGTTCTGTCCAAGAAATGCTGGGTCATGCTGATATATCTACGACACAAGTATATACTCACATAACACGAAATAAAATTAAAGAAGTATATGACAAAACTCATCCGAGGGCGTAG
- the lysA gene encoding diaminopimelate decarboxylase codes for MYHGPCKINELGHLEIGGCDAVELAKEFGTPLYVMDEECIRENCRLYKENLNSLYKNSDVIYAGKAFLTVEMCKLIEEEGLSLDVVSGGELYMALQADFPAKRIYFHGNNKSYDELEMAVRHGVGHIIVDNFYELELLRDITSKLSGRKVKILLRLTPGIEAHTHDYIKTGQIDSKFGFGLENGHAFMAIENALSIKNVKLMGFHCHIGSQIFEKEPFREAADIMVHFAKMVEEKYGFKTQEIDFGGGFGVRYTEEDKPLEVRDYLETLVESVIESCEKYNLSAPKILIEPGRAIVGEAGVTLYTIGAIKNIPGIRKYVSVDGGMSDNIRPALYNAKYSAAIANKAKWPAEETVSIAGKCCESGDMLIWDIDLPKIAPGDILAVFTTGAYHYSMASNYNMLPRPAVIFVRNKTARLVVRRQTYEDLLSYDISLPSAAKAFSASV; via the coding sequence ATGTATCATGGACCGTGCAAGATTAATGAACTTGGTCATTTGGAAATAGGTGGGTGCGATGCTGTAGAACTTGCAAAAGAATTTGGAACACCCTTATATGTTATGGACGAAGAATGTATACGTGAAAATTGCCGTTTATATAAGGAAAATTTAAATAGTTTATATAAAAACAGTGATGTGATATATGCCGGAAAAGCTTTTCTTACTGTTGAAATGTGTAAATTAATAGAAGAAGAAGGATTAAGCTTAGATGTGGTATCCGGTGGCGAACTTTACATGGCACTTCAAGCCGATTTTCCTGCAAAAAGAATATACTTCCATGGGAATAATAAATCCTATGATGAACTCGAGATGGCAGTAAGGCATGGGGTAGGACATATAATAGTAGATAATTTCTATGAGTTGGAGCTGCTAAGAGATATTACCAGTAAACTTTCAGGCAGAAAAGTAAAAATACTTCTTCGCCTCACGCCCGGAATCGAGGCACATACTCATGATTATATAAAGACAGGTCAAATTGATTCCAAATTTGGCTTTGGTTTAGAAAATGGACATGCTTTTATGGCCATAGAAAATGCACTAAGCATTAAAAATGTAAAATTGATGGGATTCCACTGCCATATAGGCTCACAAATATTTGAAAAAGAGCCCTTTAGAGAAGCAGCTGATATAATGGTGCATTTTGCAAAGATGGTTGAAGAAAAATATGGATTTAAGACCCAAGAAATAGATTTTGGCGGTGGATTCGGTGTAAGATACACAGAAGAAGATAAGCCTTTAGAAGTAAGAGACTATCTTGAAACTCTTGTTGAATCGGTTATAGAATCCTGTGAAAAATATAATCTATCCGCACCTAAGATATTAATAGAACCGGGAAGAGCGATAGTTGGAGAAGCCGGCGTCACTTTATATACTATAGGCGCCATAAAGAATATCCCAGGAATTAGAAAATATGTCAGTGTAGATGGCGGAATGAGTGATAATATACGACCTGCCCTTTATAATGCAAAGTACTCAGCTGCTATTGCAAATAAAGCAAAATGGCCGGCCGAGGAAACTGTTTCTATTGCCGGAAAATGTTGCGAATCTGGCGACATGTTAATTTGGGACATAGATTTGCCTAAAATTGCTCCCGGCGATATATTAGCTGTCTTTACAACAGGTGCATATCACTATTCTATGGCAAGCAATTATAATATGCTGCCAAGACCTGCTGTAATTTTTGTAAGGAACAAAACAGCGCGGCTGGTTGTGCGCAGACAAACATATGAGGATTTACTAAGTTATGATATTTCGCTGCCTAGCGCAGCTAAAGCGTTTTCTGCAAGTGTTTAG